One genomic window of Stieleria sp. JC731 includes the following:
- a CDS encoding HAD-IA family hydrolase: MLEFDWIVFDSTGTLMRPEPDAASVYHQFGSQFGLNVGVDVVSQRLKSAMVKHFLGENANAPTDDEVEYRRWRQIVADTLPEIPADSFESTFRALWQTFAEPESWTLFDDVVPTLSRLKQRGYSVAVASNFDERLPPIVRALGLETYVDQILISSELGFSKPNLQFYQTAMNKLGAVHPDRVLMIGDTFVGDVQAPQQFGWHARHLVRDCPDAMSQLTEDL; encoded by the coding sequence ATGCTTGAGTTCGACTGGATAGTTTTTGATTCCACCGGAACATTGATGCGTCCCGAACCGGACGCGGCGTCGGTGTACCACCAGTTTGGGTCACAATTCGGTCTAAATGTTGGCGTTGATGTGGTCAGCCAAAGACTGAAATCAGCCATGGTGAAACATTTCCTGGGCGAAAACGCCAACGCACCGACTGATGACGAAGTCGAATACCGGCGTTGGCGACAGATCGTTGCGGACACGCTGCCAGAAATTCCAGCTGATTCATTCGAATCGACCTTTCGAGCGCTATGGCAAACGTTTGCCGAGCCAGAATCTTGGACACTCTTTGACGATGTGGTCCCAACCCTCTCACGCCTGAAGCAACGTGGCTACAGCGTCGCCGTCGCATCGAATTTCGATGAACGGTTGCCCCCAATCGTCCGCGCACTCGGTTTGGAAACCTACGTTGATCAAATCTTGATCAGTAGCGAACTTGGGTTCAGCAAACCCAACTTGCAGTTCTACCAAACGGCAATGAATAAGCTGGGTGCCGTTCATCCCGATCGTGTGCTGATGATCGGTGACACTTTCGTTGGCGATGTCCAAGCCCCACAGCAATTCGGCTGGCACGCTCGCCATCTCGTCCGTGATTGCCCCGATGCGATGTCTCAATTGACCGAAGACTTGTAG
- a CDS encoding LuxR C-terminal-related transcriptional regulator has product MLEFAYEPYSILLIAAPVSLAPEEFESKYDIAKQFSIYKRLESTQKRICSLCALGETTRAIAKSLGVSTKTVEKHRQKALDELGLDRPVEIVRLLVRFEERGLLRDFSKFD; this is encoded by the coding sequence TTGTTGGAGTTTGCTTACGAGCCCTATTCGATCTTGCTTATTGCCGCACCGGTAAGCTTGGCGCCGGAAGAATTTGAATCCAAATACGATATCGCCAAGCAGTTCTCGATCTACAAGCGACTTGAGTCGACACAGAAACGCATTTGTTCACTATGTGCGTTAGGAGAGACAACGCGAGCGATCGCGAAGTCATTGGGCGTATCCACTAAGACTGTCGAGAAGCATCGTCAAAAAGCACTCGACGAGCTGGGGCTCGATCGTCCCGTCGAAATCGTTCGCTTGCTGGTTCGATTCGAAGAGCGCGGGTTGCTGCGAGACTTTTCAAAATTCGATTGA
- a CDS encoding transposase, whose amino-acid sequence MPRAPRADEAGGLYHVLNRGNLRAEIFHKDEDYAAFERILGEALEIHQVELFAYQLMPNHYHLVIRPLVDGEMSRFMSWVGGTHTMRYHSHYHTGGTGHVYQQRYKSFPIQDDVHFHVVCRYVERNALRAGLVDSAELWRRGSLWRWHNKQDSEPKLLSPWPLARPPKWVTRVNQALSEKELEAVRRCAQRGAPLGDEGWVESIARRLNLESTMRPRGRPRIRKPPQDANKEA is encoded by the coding sequence ATGCCTCGAGCTCCCCGTGCCGATGAAGCTGGTGGTCTTTACCATGTTCTCAACCGTGGCAATCTACGAGCCGAGATCTTCCACAAGGATGAAGACTACGCCGCGTTTGAGCGAATCCTCGGCGAGGCCCTGGAGATCCATCAAGTTGAATTGTTTGCCTATCAACTGATGCCCAATCACTATCACTTGGTGATCCGACCGTTGGTCGACGGTGAGATGAGCCGCTTCATGAGCTGGGTCGGCGGTACGCATACGATGCGGTACCACTCACACTATCACACCGGAGGAACGGGCCACGTTTACCAACAACGCTACAAGAGTTTTCCGATTCAGGATGATGTTCACTTTCACGTGGTGTGCCGCTACGTCGAACGCAATGCGCTACGTGCAGGACTTGTCGACAGTGCCGAGCTATGGCGCCGGGGATCGCTTTGGAGATGGCATAACAAACAGGACTCGGAGCCCAAACTGCTGTCACCATGGCCACTTGCACGCCCGCCAAAATGGGTTACCCGAGTGAATCAGGCCTTGTCGGAAAAGGAATTGGAAGCGGTGCGCCGTTGTGCTCAGCGAGGTGCCCCGCTGGGTGACGAAGGCTGGGTTGAATCGATCGCACGACGGCTGAATCTAGAGTCGACGATGCGTCCCAGGGGCCGTCCTAGAATCCGCAAACCACCCCAGGACGCAAACAAAGAGGCCTGA
- a CDS encoding sigma-70 family RNA polymerase sigma factor → MNAVPDPYHERLLRRARQGNEGAINELLGSYQNYLRVLAYSGLSPRLQARVTVSDVIQETMLHAFGALKQFHGDTREEFVAWIRTILASRIADAHEKHLRAARRDVRREVSIETISQNLSHSNLGLEAIARSYLERSPGTAMVVQEQALKVADSIGSLPQIYQQVIIARHFEGMSFEQIAVTVEKSSGAVRMIWLRAIQRLKQHLGDGSCED, encoded by the coding sequence ATGAACGCAGTTCCAGATCCGTATCACGAAAGACTTCTCAGGCGTGCCCGACAAGGCAATGAAGGCGCGATCAATGAGTTGCTTGGCTCTTATCAAAACTATTTGCGGGTTCTTGCATACAGCGGTCTTTCGCCCAGGTTGCAGGCTCGAGTAACTGTTTCCGATGTTATCCAAGAAACGATGCTGCACGCGTTTGGGGCGCTGAAGCAGTTTCATGGCGACACTCGCGAGGAGTTCGTCGCGTGGATTCGCACGATACTCGCCAGCCGGATTGCGGACGCCCATGAAAAACACCTGCGGGCGGCACGGCGCGATGTTCGACGTGAGGTTTCGATCGAAACGATCTCGCAAAACCTAAGCCATTCGAATCTCGGTTTAGAGGCGATTGCCCGAAGCTACTTAGAACGAAGTCCCGGGACAGCGATGGTGGTGCAGGAGCAGGCTTTGAAGGTTGCCGATTCGATCGGTTCACTTCCGCAGATTTATCAACAGGTCATTATCGCGCGACATTTCGAAGGAATGTCATTCGAACAAATCGCAGTCACGGTCGAAAAGTCCAGTGGTGCAGTACGAATGATTTGGCTGCGGGCGATTCAAAGGCTGAAACAGCACCTAGGGGACGGTTCGTGTGAAGATTGA
- a CDS encoding transposase encodes MPRAPRADEAGGLYHVLNRGNLRAEIFHKDEDYAAFERILGEALEIHQVELFAYQLMPNHYHLMIRPLVDGEMSRFMSWVGGTHTMRYHSHYHTGGTGHVYQQRYKSFPIQDDVHFHVVCRYVERNALRARLVDSAELWCWGSLWRWHNKKDSEPKLLSPWPLARPPKWVTRVNLALSEKELEAVRRCPQRGAPLGDEGWAESIARRLNLESPMRPRSRPRIRKPPQDANKEA; translated from the coding sequence ATGCCTCGAGCTCCCCGTGCCGATGAAGCTGGTGGTCTTTACCATGTTCTCAACCGTGGCAATCTACGAGCCGAGATCTTCCACAAGGATGAAGACTACGCAGCATTTGAGCGAATCCTCGGCGAGGCCCTGGAGATCCATCAAGTTGAATTATTTGCCTATCAACTGATGCCCAATCACTATCACTTGATGATCCGACCGTTGGTCGACGGTGAGATGAGCCGCTTCATGAGCTGGGTCGGCGGTACGCATACGATGCGGTACCACTCACACTACCACACCGGTGGAACGGGCCACGTTTACCAACAACGCTACAAGAGTTTTCCGATTCAGGATGATGTTCACTTTCACGTGGTGTGCCGCTACGTCGAACGCAATGCGCTACGTGCAAGACTGGTCGACAGTGCCGAGCTATGGTGTTGGGGATCGCTTTGGAGATGGCACAACAAAAAGGACTCGGAGCCCAAACTGCTGTCGCCATGGCCGCTTGCACGCCCACCGAAATGGGTTACCCGAGTGAATCTGGCCTTGTCGGAAAAAGAGTTAGAAGCGGTGCGCCGGTGTCCTCAGCGAGGTGCCCCGCTGGGTGACGAAGGCTGGGCTGAATCGATCGCACGACGGCTGAATCTAGAGTCGCCAATGCGTCCCAGGAGCCGACCTAGAATCCGCAAACCACCCCAGGACGCAAACAAAGAGGCCTGA
- a CDS encoding prephenate dehydrogenase, with the protein MDVLPPKPDWLNRVTVVGVGLLGGSVGKSLRRSGVHVTGYSRREEACQAAMQAGAVDVGTTDMADACTDSDVVVICSPVDKIAPLAEQASEVVPDGALITDVGSTKALIVDEVNRYPLSVRSRFVAAHPIAGSEKTGVENSSADLFDGKSIIITPTETTEPALLDRARAFWSQTGGDIVLMSPADHDQRLAAISHLPHLVSSLLASFPDEESLPLVGSGWKDMTRVAAGDPTMWTAICNHNREAIVSQLDRFVVELQKLRSHLASEDPKQIFGWLEDAKLRKERSERC; encoded by the coding sequence ATGGATGTATTGCCCCCCAAACCTGATTGGCTGAATCGTGTCACCGTTGTCGGAGTCGGCTTGCTCGGTGGCAGCGTTGGTAAATCACTGCGTCGCAGTGGAGTTCATGTCACCGGATACAGTCGGCGTGAGGAAGCTTGTCAGGCAGCGATGCAGGCTGGTGCAGTCGACGTGGGGACGACCGATATGGCAGATGCATGTACAGACAGCGATGTCGTCGTCATCTGCTCTCCGGTGGACAAGATCGCTCCGCTGGCTGAACAGGCATCTGAGGTCGTGCCAGACGGTGCGCTGATCACCGATGTTGGCAGTACGAAAGCGTTGATTGTCGACGAGGTGAATCGCTATCCATTGTCGGTGCGTTCTCGATTCGTCGCCGCCCATCCGATCGCCGGTTCAGAAAAGACGGGCGTTGAAAATAGCAGCGCTGATCTGTTCGACGGCAAATCGATCATCATCACCCCAACCGAAACGACTGAGCCCGCGTTGTTGGACCGGGCAAGGGCATTTTGGTCGCAAACCGGTGGCGATATCGTACTGATGTCACCGGCCGATCATGATCAACGGCTTGCCGCGATCAGCCATTTGCCACACTTGGTGTCCTCTTTGTTGGCTTCGTTTCCCGATGAAGAATCATTGCCGCTGGTCGGCAGCGGTTGGAAAGACATGACTCGGGTCGCGGCTGGTGATCCGACGATGTGGACCGCGATCTGCAATCACAATCGTGAAGCGATCGTTTCGCAATTGGACCGTTTTGTTGTCGAGCTACAAAAGCTGCGTTCACACTTGGCCAGTGAAGATCCCAAGCAGATTTTTGGCTGGCTCGAGGACGCAAAGCTGCGAAAGGAACGCTCGGAACGTTGCTAG
- a CDS encoding MFS transporter, with protein sequence MESRDNQDERSDNGGPSGDRGCANDRGAEGTVPQHRTSLGISATTLQPVTSPQPLPRQPQAAATVDDPSPWAPLKQPVYRSFWIASLVSNLGTWMHEIGAGWLMTELDASPQMVAAVRTAMATPIVLLAIPAGVLADRIDRRKLLLATQFILFCSTGTLAILAATGVVTAWVLLGLTFLIGLGLTLHVPTWQASIPELVERKQLSRAIALGSLNFNLARSVGPALAGALVAITGAWIAFSVNAFSFAGVIIVLLLWKRDRSESSRGLSFRKSLYQGFRYVYRTAELRHVMIRVMLFILPASALWGLLPLVAKQRLNWDADGFGLLVTCFGAGAVIAAKFLHRLHHRFGHNWTVTFAMVLMAVGLAVMGTSQVRSVALAATLIMGFGWMMTLTTLNTAAQTILPSRMRARGMSFYLTSLALSMSSGSLLWGIIAEIELIGVGGAQKIAAATLLCTAAIGMIFRISEKTRH encoded by the coding sequence ATGGAAAGTCGCGACAACCAAGACGAACGATCTGACAACGGGGGCCCTTCTGGCGATAGAGGCTGTGCTAACGATAGGGGAGCTGAAGGCACCGTTCCCCAGCACCGTACATCGCTGGGGATATCTGCCACGACACTACAGCCTGTGACGTCGCCACAGCCATTGCCGAGGCAGCCACAGGCGGCCGCGACGGTAGACGATCCGTCCCCTTGGGCACCACTGAAGCAACCGGTTTACCGTTCTTTTTGGATCGCTTCGCTGGTTTCCAATCTTGGCACCTGGATGCACGAGATCGGTGCCGGTTGGTTGATGACGGAACTGGATGCTTCGCCACAGATGGTCGCCGCGGTACGCACTGCGATGGCGACGCCGATCGTATTGCTGGCCATTCCGGCGGGTGTGTTAGCGGACCGAATTGATCGCCGAAAACTGTTGTTGGCAACACAATTCATTTTGTTTTGCTCAACAGGAACACTTGCAATTTTGGCGGCAACGGGAGTCGTCACCGCATGGGTGTTGCTCGGGCTGACGTTTCTGATCGGGCTCGGGCTAACCTTGCACGTCCCGACTTGGCAAGCATCGATCCCCGAACTGGTTGAACGAAAGCAACTCTCGCGGGCGATCGCACTGGGCAGTCTGAATTTCAATTTGGCGCGCTCGGTGGGGCCCGCGCTTGCTGGTGCGTTGGTGGCAATCACAGGTGCGTGGATCGCATTTTCGGTCAACGCGTTTTCGTTTGCCGGCGTGATCATCGTTCTACTTTTGTGGAAACGTGACCGCAGCGAATCTTCACGAGGCTTGTCGTTTCGAAAATCACTTTACCAAGGGTTCCGCTACGTTTATCGAACGGCAGAACTGCGGCATGTGATGATTCGTGTGATGCTGTTCATTCTGCCTGCGAGTGCGTTATGGGGGCTATTGCCGCTGGTCGCAAAGCAGCGATTAAACTGGGATGCCGATGGCTTTGGGCTGCTGGTGACCTGTTTTGGTGCCGGCGCCGTCATCGCGGCAAAGTTTCTTCATCGACTACATCATCGTTTCGGGCACAATTGGACGGTGACGTTCGCGATGGTTTTGATGGCTGTTGGTTTGGCAGTGATGGGGACCAGCCAAGTGCGTAGCGTTGCTCTTGCCGCGACGCTGATCATGGGCTTCGGTTGGATGATGACGTTGACGACGCTAAACACCGCCGCCCAAACGATCCTGCCAAGTCGGATGCGGGCACGAGGGATGAGCTTCTATCTGACTTCGCTCGCACTGTCGATGTCTTCAGGGTCGTTGCTATGGGGAATCATTGCCGAGATCGAGTTGATCGGTGTGGGTGGCGCACAAAAAATCGCGGCGGCCACATTGTTGTGTACCGCCGCGATCGGAATGATTTTTCGGATATCCGAGAAGACTCGGCACTAA
- a CDS encoding sulfatase-like hydrolase/transferase has translation MKHFITVLITTVLLVVLAGIRTTQADDRPNIVFFFADDQTTSTLGCYGNEVVQTPNIDRLAAQGTRFDNMFVSHSICWVSRTTILSGMYGRSFGTASAPDVARPDAVAELYSDVLRSANYRTGYFGKWHAKMPKGYRPQDHFDEYEAIGRNPFYKKQPDGSLRHETDLIVDRGIDFIEKQPTDQPFVLNLWFNACHAEDSDRRPGIGQFPWPESTDGMYEDIDIAPPRLSDPAIFNALPDFIATAINRERFFWRWNTDQKYQTNIRAYYRMVTGIDNAIGRLLKVLEERGLADNTIIVYSADNGFHMGNRGLAGKWSHFEESLRVPLIVFDPRVPAQQRGKATDAIALNVDLPATFLDWAGASKPDRFQGESLRPIVSGDVPSEWRQESFHEHFAVRNRIAAFEGLRNDEFKYVRYIDEDNHEFLHDLQSDPDELVNLATDPKYAATLQAMRSRTDEKVAELGGPLDPLKQPFQKSTERHPEASAANAGPLFDGKSLRGWDGDRRYWSVEDGALTGKTDGSLKMNRFITWKGSTVRNFDLSVKVKVTRGGNSGIQYRGLSRPDIDLDIVTGYQCDVVANNPNYNGMLYEERGRRILSHTGEQVIIDPQGRSWVVGNIPVKEFEPDQWHEFRVLVRGNHHQHWIDGHKTADLIDFDEQGRALEGVFAVQVHVGPAMKIQYKDFQIQHLADDLPLKSFDDYTIPDDAYGVRPQGKLPKNWKAPVYADVKRGE, from the coding sequence ATGAAACACTTCATCACAGTGTTGATTACCACAGTGTTGCTTGTCGTTCTTGCCGGAATCAGAACGACCCAAGCTGATGATCGTCCCAACATCGTCTTCTTTTTCGCGGACGATCAAACGACTAGCACGCTCGGATGCTACGGCAACGAAGTCGTTCAAACTCCAAACATCGACCGCTTAGCCGCACAAGGCACTCGGTTTGACAATATGTTTGTCAGCCATTCGATCTGCTGGGTCAGCCGAACGACAATTCTGTCGGGAATGTACGGACGAAGCTTTGGCACAGCGAGCGCACCTGACGTCGCACGGCCCGACGCGGTTGCCGAGCTGTATTCCGACGTTCTACGCAGCGCGAACTACCGCACCGGCTACTTTGGAAAATGGCACGCGAAGATGCCAAAGGGCTATCGTCCCCAAGATCATTTCGATGAGTACGAAGCGATTGGGCGCAACCCGTTTTACAAGAAACAGCCCGATGGCAGCTTGCGACACGAAACCGACCTGATCGTCGACCGAGGCATCGACTTTATCGAGAAGCAGCCGACCGATCAGCCGTTCGTCCTGAACCTTTGGTTTAACGCGTGCCATGCCGAGGACAGTGACCGTCGTCCCGGGATTGGGCAGTTCCCGTGGCCGGAATCGACCGATGGCATGTACGAAGACATCGACATCGCGCCACCCCGCCTGTCAGATCCGGCGATCTTCAACGCTTTGCCAGACTTTATCGCGACGGCGATCAACCGTGAACGTTTTTTCTGGCGATGGAATACCGATCAAAAGTACCAAACAAACATACGCGCTTACTACCGAATGGTCACCGGTATCGACAATGCCATCGGTCGCCTATTGAAGGTGCTCGAGGAACGAGGCCTAGCGGACAACACCATCATCGTTTACTCCGCTGACAACGGTTTCCACATGGGCAATCGTGGGCTGGCCGGAAAGTGGAGCCACTTCGAAGAATCGCTGCGGGTCCCCCTAATCGTCTTTGACCCTCGTGTTCCCGCACAACAACGTGGAAAAGCAACCGACGCGATCGCGTTGAACGTTGACCTGCCCGCAACGTTCCTGGACTGGGCCGGCGCATCGAAACCCGATCGGTTTCAAGGCGAAAGCCTCCGACCGATCGTATCGGGCGATGTCCCAAGCGAATGGCGTCAAGAATCGTTTCACGAACACTTTGCCGTACGCAATCGGATCGCTGCATTCGAAGGACTACGCAACGACGAATTCAAGTACGTTCGCTACATCGATGAAGACAACCACGAATTCCTGCACGATCTGCAAAGTGATCCCGACGAGTTAGTCAACTTGGCAACGGACCCTAAGTACGCTGCGACACTGCAAGCGATGCGAAGCCGTACGGATGAAAAAGTTGCCGAACTTGGCGGCCCACTAGATCCTTTAAAACAACCCTTTCAAAAGTCAACCGAACGTCACCCTGAAGCATCGGCAGCAAACGCAGGTCCACTTTTCGACGGCAAGTCGCTGCGTGGCTGGGATGGTGATCGCCGTTATTGGTCGGTCGAAGACGGCGCACTGACAGGTAAGACCGATGGCTCGCTCAAGATGAATCGGTTCATCACCTGGAAAGGATCAACAGTTCGCAATTTTGACTTGAGCGTGAAGGTGAAAGTCACTCGCGGCGGCAACAGCGGAATCCAATACCGTGGGCTATCGCGTCCCGACATCGACTTGGACATCGTGACCGGATACCAATGCGATGTGGTCGCGAACAACCCAAACTACAACGGCATGTTGTATGAAGAACGAGGCCGTCGGATCCTTTCACACACGGGTGAACAAGTCATCATTGACCCACAGGGACGCAGCTGGGTTGTGGGCAACATCCCGGTCAAGGAATTCGAGCCCGATCAGTGGCATGAATTTCGTGTCTTGGTCCGTGGGAACCACCATCAACATTGGATCGACGGCCACAAAACGGCAGACCTGATCGACTTCGACGAACAAGGTCGAGCCCTGGAAGGGGTCTTCGCGGTCCAAGTCCATGTCGGCCCGGCGATGAAAATCCAGTACAAGGATTTTCAGATTCAACACCTTGCTGACGACCTGCCACTGAAATCGTTCGACGACTACACGATCCCGGACGATGCCTACGGCGTGCGTCCGCAGGGAAAGCTTCCTAAAAACTGGAAAGCCCCCGTGTACGCCGACGTCAAACGCGGCGAATAA
- a CDS encoding ammonium transporter, translating into MATLLLTLFTLAPMPPVAAQEAADEATTTAVEAASTDEATSEVVDADAPVASEPAGLTDDEIADSSLGAHNSWMLLCCALVLFMTAPGLAMFYGGLVRRKNVLSVMMQCVFLMGLMTVIWALYGYSLAFGPTETGSWIGNADYVFMNGVSREWDETLNQPVTPMAGKMPRLTHMLFQGMFFIITPALICGAFAERMKFSAMVIYSILWGTFIYCPLCHWVWAEGPLSYFAGEKALFGGMAGALDFAGGTVVHISSGVSALVAAILVGPRMGYPNEPMQPHNLTYTALGAAMLWVGWFGFNAGSELAIDGLTSSAFATTHFSAAAGAVAWAMTEWIVLGKPTVLGASSGAVAGLVCITPAAGFVQPMPALIMGAIAGVVCYWACSKLKHTLKYDDALDAFGVHGVGGTVGAVLTGVFATRVAWNVADGQTLGLIESGSPTLVIKQIVAVVVTFIFAGLGSFILLKIIDIVIGLRVPAENEQRGLDITDHGEEGYMLA; encoded by the coding sequence ATGGCAACGTTGCTGTTGACGTTGTTTACGCTTGCTCCCATGCCCCCCGTCGCGGCACAAGAAGCAGCCGACGAAGCGACGACAACAGCTGTCGAGGCGGCCTCTACAGACGAAGCGACTTCCGAAGTGGTCGACGCGGACGCACCTGTCGCAAGTGAACCGGCTGGTCTAACCGACGACGAAATCGCCGACTCGTCGCTGGGAGCACACAATTCCTGGATGCTGCTTTGCTGTGCGTTGGTCTTGTTCATGACCGCGCCCGGTCTGGCAATGTTCTACGGCGGATTGGTTCGCCGCAAAAATGTGCTCAGCGTGATGATGCAGTGCGTGTTTCTGATGGGCCTGATGACCGTAATCTGGGCCCTCTACGGTTACTCGCTCGCCTTCGGGCCGACCGAAACGGGTAGCTGGATCGGAAACGCAGACTATGTGTTCATGAACGGAGTTTCGCGTGAGTGGGACGAAACGCTGAACCAGCCAGTGACTCCCATGGCAGGCAAGATGCCACGTCTGACGCATATGCTTTTCCAAGGCATGTTCTTCATCATCACACCGGCGCTGATTTGTGGCGCGTTTGCCGAACGGATGAAGTTTAGCGCGATGGTGATTTACTCCATCCTTTGGGGAACGTTTATCTATTGCCCGCTTTGCCACTGGGTTTGGGCAGAAGGACCACTGTCGTACTTCGCGGGCGAGAAAGCTCTCTTTGGCGGAATGGCCGGGGCGCTTGACTTTGCCGGTGGAACAGTCGTCCACATTTCCAGCGGAGTATCCGCACTCGTTGCAGCGATCTTGGTCGGGCCTCGGATGGGATATCCCAACGAACCGATGCAGCCACACAACTTGACGTACACCGCACTCGGTGCCGCGATGCTGTGGGTTGGCTGGTTTGGCTTTAACGCAGGCAGCGAACTGGCGATCGACGGATTGACTTCTAGTGCGTTCGCGACGACTCACTTTTCGGCAGCTGCTGGAGCGGTCGCGTGGGCGATGACCGAATGGATCGTGCTTGGCAAACCGACCGTTCTTGGTGCCAGTTCGGGTGCCGTTGCAGGATTGGTCTGCATCACTCCCGCAGCCGGATTCGTTCAACCGATGCCCGCATTGATCATGGGTGCTATCGCGGGTGTTGTTTGCTATTGGGCATGCAGCAAACTGAAGCACACGCTGAAGTATGACGATGCCTTGGATGCCTTTGGTGTGCACGGCGTTGGTGGAACCGTTGGCGCGGTGTTGACCGGCGTTTTTGCAACCCGCGTTGCTTGGAACGTGGCCGACGGACAAACTCTCGGCCTGATCGAATCGGGAAGCCCCACGCTGGTGATCAAACAGATCGTCGCGGTGGTCGTCACCTTTATCTTCGCCGGACTCGGCAGCTTTATCTTGCTGAAGATCATCGACATCGTGATCGGACTGCGAGTTCCTGCCGAAAACGAACAGCGTGGGTTGGATATCACCGACCACGGTGAAGAAGGCTACATGCTGGCTTAG